Genomic segment of Corticium candelabrum chromosome 16, ooCorCand1.1, whole genome shotgun sequence:
GAATGACTTCCATCGCCTTTTGAAGACAGCTAAAGCTTGAAAGGCAAGAAAATTTGGTTGATGGACGAAAAATACCAACTTGCTTATAGCAATAGCGATAATTAAGGCTGGTAAAGAATTTTAGGTGGATTTTTGGATCAATGTAAATGTAGTTTGATCTATTTTATGCACTTGATCCAAGCACGTGCAAAGGCAAACGTCAGAAAACAAGAAATGGATAGCTTAATTGAATTTACCACTTCTATACAggtgtatacatatatacattgcGTGTGCTAGTTTGTTGCTCTTTGCGATTTAGATTAGGACACTTAGTGGAGGAACGAAATTGTGTCAGGTTCAAGTTGATTGGGTTATAGTGAATGGCGTCAACTTGAAATTAAGACCGTTTTGCTACATGTACTGTGTGTAGAGTTTACGTCTTGTGGTTATTGAAATGATCAATTACCTATCTTCGATCAACACAAGGGCAAAGAAACTCACTAGCCAGCAAAATGAGCGTACAATGAAATCAGCAAAAGCAAATCTCTGACGAAATGCACCGTTTCTCAACTCAATCAGACTTGTTTTCGTTAGCTGAAGACATCCGAGTAAGACGGTTGAGGATGGTAAAGACATCAAATGACTCGACTCCCTCCATCTTGAAAGACAAAAGTATGGTCAATTTTAATGTACCAACCAAACAACATTTATAGTGATTTACCAGCTGCATAAATACGAGATTATCTCTAGAAATTCCAGATGTCTCAAGACTCACTGCTTTCGAGCATAGTTTGGGGGGTGTTAAAATGTCAGTGTTCTTTAGCACCTCGGCGTCATAGTACAGCACCACGTTAGCACCGTCTATCTCGGACGCTACCCCCGCGGTTGTGTTTTCTTGTCGGAACAGAGTGGCAGCAGCCATTGGAACACACTTTTCGGACACAATCACGGCAGTCAGACCCAGATAGTCCATCGAGCCGGAATCGCTCGACGTCGAAAATGTAAAAATCGAGCAGTTGACTTGGCCGAGAATTGAAATCTTGGCCACAACCTTAGCATCAGCTACATGCAGACATTAGCCAACATACTGTATTACTAATCACAGTCACATCAAGTAGAATTAAGTGACTTACGTGGCAAACAGTTGCCCACTCCTCGTCCAGTTTCTGGTATTTCAACGCAAATCTTGTTGTTAATGACCACGTATTCCTTTTTCTTTACCCCGTATATAAATACAACCATATTAAAACGACTGACCAGATCCGTGAATGTGATACATCTAGGAATCTAAGAGCCACGGAggtagaattaattaattacctctTTCTTGTCAATGTAGGTTGTTTCTACGTTTGTTTGACCGGTTGTTACGTCTCTAATTGTCATATTGACTAAGCCTCTCTCAGATTTGATGTCGTAGGCTACCATGAAGTCGTCCAATGCAAAAAGTTGAGGGTAGACATGATAGATCTGCCCTAGCCATCCGGTGCCTGATAGCTGGTAGCTGTATGGTGTGCAACAGCTCGCAGTGGCCGTGTGCGATAGAGACAGAGTTGCGATCGCTGCAAACAGCAAGTACATCATCCAACGTGCCCGTGCGTGGGTAGACAGTATGGCCCAGTCTTTCAATATAGTAGGGTGTGATGTGATGCACGTGAGCCGTGAGGTGACTGTGATCACAAGGTCAAAGGTCTACTGCTTTGTCTTCACTGACTAACACGCGCGTTGCATCATTGGAGATGCAGGACTTATGTTCTTTCACAATTAAAAGCCATTCGTGGTGTCCGGGTGTTTAGCCGGGTTTACACTATGCTAACCAATTGAAGAGGTAAGGTGCTACGTGCTCTGGCGTCGTCCAGGGTTGCGAATTGTGGTCCCATGCATAAAAGTTGCGTCTCCAAACAAAGAGAGACGATAATTAAGTATAATAGTGTAGTTATAGTAATCTGTTTGACAGGTTTTCAGAGCTTGACTGTTTTGTTGAGAAATATTGA
This window contains:
- the LOC134191964 gene encoding uncharacterized protein LOC134191964 yields the protein MMYLLFAAIATLSLSHTATASCCTPYSYQLSGTGWLGQIYHVYPQLFALDDFMVAYDIKSERGLVNMTIRDVTTGQTNVETTYIDKKEKKEYVVINNKICVEIPETGRGVGNCLPPDAKVVAKISILGQVNCSIFTFSTSSDSGSMDYLGLTAVIVSEKCVPMAAATLFRQENTTAGVASEIDGANVVLYYDAEVLKNTDILTPPKLCSKAVSLETSGISRDNLVFMQLMEGVESFDVFTILNRLTRMSSANENKSD